In Achromobacter xylosoxidans A8, a single window of DNA contains:
- a CDS encoding cation:proton antiporter, with translation MDLILILLLAAVLCVPLTQLLGLGAIPGYLLAGVLVGPSCLRLVTNVDTMINVSQWGVVMMLFIIGLELSPKRLWAMRNEVFVLGSLQMLACGLLLAVVFGAALRHLAGMEWQAAILCGLSLALSSTAVALRLLDERVLTRTPLGRSALGILLFQDMAAIPMLVAAGLLGSDGASAPSFKEALIAVLVVAAAYRLRLLGWAAKAQLNELFTAAALLMVVGAAQLFDFAGLSAGLGGFLVGVLMAESRYRHDLEKAIDPFKGLLLGLFFVAIGMSVNLKVVANHWPFIFVGVFALLLVKALILYGFSRFLGLPRYHRLLFALALAQGGEFSFAIFNEAWDNHLMNLEQRDLLSVIVAISMGVVPVLIKLLERIPENRGGMADLPTAEPAKDEASQPPAPRDPPPAA, from the coding sequence ATGGATCTGATCCTCATTCTCCTACTTGCGGCCGTGCTGTGCGTGCCCCTGACCCAGCTGCTGGGCCTGGGCGCCATCCCGGGCTACCTGCTGGCCGGCGTGCTGGTGGGGCCGTCCTGCCTCAGGCTCGTCACCAATGTGGACACCATGATCAACGTGTCTCAATGGGGCGTGGTGATGATGCTGTTCATCATCGGGCTGGAGCTGTCGCCCAAGCGCCTGTGGGCCATGCGCAACGAAGTCTTCGTGCTGGGTTCCTTGCAGATGCTGGCTTGCGGCCTGCTGCTGGCGGTGGTGTTTGGCGCGGCGCTGCGGCATCTGGCCGGCATGGAGTGGCAGGCGGCGATCCTGTGCGGCCTGTCGCTGGCCTTGTCGTCCACCGCAGTGGCCTTGCGGCTGCTGGACGAGCGCGTGCTGACGCGCACGCCATTGGGCAGATCGGCGCTGGGCATATTGCTGTTCCAGGACATGGCGGCGATCCCGATGCTGGTGGCGGCGGGCCTGCTGGGTTCCGATGGTGCGTCGGCGCCTTCCTTTAAAGAGGCGCTGATTGCCGTGCTGGTGGTGGCAGCCGCCTACCGGCTGAGGCTGCTGGGATGGGCGGCCAAGGCGCAATTGAACGAATTGTTCACCGCCGCCGCGCTGTTGATGGTGGTGGGCGCAGCCCAATTGTTCGACTTTGCCGGCTTGTCCGCCGGCCTGGGCGGATTCCTGGTGGGCGTGCTGATGGCCGAATCCCGCTACCGGCACGATCTGGAAAAGGCGATCGACCCGTTCAAGGGCTTGCTGCTGGGCCTGTTCTTCGTGGCCATCGGCATGTCCGTGAATTTGAAGGTGGTGGCCAACCACTGGCCGTTCATCTTCGTGGGCGTGTTCGCGTTGCTGCTGGTCAAGGCCTTGATCTTGTACGGTTTTTCGCGCTTTCTGGGCTTGCCGCGCTATCACCGCCTGCTGTTTGCCCTGGCGCTGGCGCAGGGCGGCGAGTTCAGCTTCGCCATCTTCAATGAAGCCTGGGACAACCACCTGATGAACCTGGAACAGCGCGACCTGCTGTCGGTCATCGTGGCGATTTCAATGGGCGTGGTGCCTGTGTTGATCAAGCTGCTGGAACGCATCCCCGAGAACCGCGGCGGCATGGCCGATCTCCCGACGGCGGAACCCGCCAAAGACGAGGCGTCCCAGCCGCCCGCGCCGCGCGATCCTCCTCCCGCTGCTTGA
- the yaaA gene encoding peroxide stress protein YaaA codes for MLFLLSPAKKLDYDSPLHIETHTQPLFVDQAAGLIKVLKTKSAEDISELMSLSPALSELNVQRYAHWKRSFTQANSRQAVLAFNGDVYEGLEASTLSAKQLDWAQEHVAILSGLYGVLRPLDLMQPYRLEMGTRLATPKGKNLYEYWGPAIAGYLNERQAGQKAPVIINLASEEYFKSVDLKALKARVVQCVFQDWKNGAWKVISFHAKRARGLMARYAILHKVSKPEGLQGFDLEGYKFDAYASSDDKLVFRRKV; via the coding sequence ATGCTGTTTCTGCTTTCTCCCGCCAAGAAGCTGGACTACGACTCGCCGCTGCACATCGAGACGCATACCCAGCCGCTGTTCGTGGACCAGGCCGCCGGCCTGATCAAGGTGCTGAAGACCAAATCGGCTGAGGACATCTCCGAGCTCATGAGCCTGAGCCCGGCGCTGTCCGAGCTGAACGTGCAGCGCTACGCCCACTGGAAGCGCAGCTTCACCCAGGCCAATTCGCGCCAGGCGGTGCTGGCCTTCAACGGCGACGTCTACGAAGGGCTGGAGGCCTCGACCCTGTCGGCCAAGCAGCTGGACTGGGCGCAAGAGCACGTGGCCATCCTGAGCGGCCTGTATGGCGTGCTGCGCCCGCTGGACCTGATGCAGCCCTACCGCCTGGAAATGGGCACGCGCCTGGCTACGCCCAAGGGCAAGAACCTGTACGAGTACTGGGGCCCGGCCATCGCCGGCTACCTGAACGAACGGCAGGCCGGCCAGAAAGCGCCCGTGATCATCAACCTGGCGTCCGAGGAGTACTTCAAGTCGGTCGACCTGAAGGCTCTCAAGGCGCGCGTGGTGCAATGCGTGTTCCAGGACTGGAAGAACGGCGCCTGGAAGGTCATCAGCTTCCACGCCAAGCGCGCGCGTGGCCTGATGGCGCGTTATGCGATCCTGCACAAGGTGTCCAAGCCGGAAGGCCTGCAGGGTTTTGACCTGGAAGGCTACAAGTTCGACGCCTATGCTTCGTCGGACGACAAGCTGGTCTTCCGCCGCAAGGTCTGA
- a CDS encoding flavin reductase family protein, whose amino-acid sequence MHFDFSALPTQTVYNVLTSTVTPRPIAWLTTISGTGVVNAAPFSFFNVMGPQPPTVAIGLMRHASGELKDSGANIIENGEFVVNLVPESLVAQMNQTCADYPADVDELAAAGLTALPATHVRPPLIKGSPVSLECVSQATIVTGPRQLVVIGRVLGAHVDDAYVQDAERGYMDTPAMGLIARMHGGGWYARSTDLFQLARPTAPL is encoded by the coding sequence ATGCATTTTGATTTCAGCGCCTTGCCGACGCAGACGGTCTACAACGTGCTGACCTCGACCGTCACGCCGCGCCCGATCGCGTGGCTCACCACGATTTCCGGCACAGGCGTTGTCAACGCGGCTCCTTTCAGCTTCTTCAATGTCATGGGGCCTCAGCCGCCGACGGTTGCCATCGGGCTGATGCGCCATGCCAGCGGCGAACTGAAGGATTCCGGCGCCAACATCATCGAGAACGGCGAGTTCGTGGTGAACCTTGTGCCGGAGTCGCTGGTCGCGCAGATGAACCAGACCTGCGCCGATTATCCGGCGGACGTGGATGAACTGGCGGCGGCCGGCTTGACCGCGCTGCCGGCAACCCATGTGCGTCCCCCGCTGATCAAGGGCTCTCCGGTGTCGCTGGAATGCGTCAGCCAGGCGACCATCGTGACCGGTCCGCGCCAACTCGTGGTGATCGGCCGGGTGCTGGGCGCGCACGTCGACGACGCCTATGTGCAGGACGCCGAGCGTGGTTACATGGACACGCCGGCCATGGGGCTGATTGCGCGCATGCATGGCGGCGGCTGGTACGCGCGCAGCACGGACCTGTTCCAGTTGGCGCGGCCGACGGCGCCGTTGTGA
- a CDS encoding 3-hydroxybutyrate dehydrogenase gives MLKGKVALVTGSTSGIGLGIATAFAQQGADIVLNGFGDAAEIEKVRAGLADKHGVKVIYDGADLSKGAAVRELVESAVRQMGRIDILVNNAGIQHTALIEDFPAEKWDAILALNLSAVFHGTAAALPHMKKQGFGRIINIASAHGLVASANKSAYVAAKHGVVGFTKVTALETAGQGITANAICPGWVRTPLVEKQITALAEKDGVDQEAAARELLSEKQPSLQFVTPEQLGGTAVFLASDAAAQITGTSVSVDGGWTAR, from the coding sequence ATGCTTAAAGGAAAAGTCGCCCTTGTCACCGGTTCCACCAGCGGCATCGGCCTGGGTATCGCCACCGCCTTTGCCCAGCAAGGCGCCGATATCGTCTTGAATGGTTTCGGCGATGCCGCCGAGATCGAAAAGGTCCGCGCAGGCCTGGCCGACAAGCATGGCGTCAAGGTGATCTACGACGGCGCCGACTTGTCCAAGGGCGCCGCTGTGCGCGAGCTGGTCGAGAGCGCGGTGCGCCAGATGGGCCGCATCGACATCCTGGTCAACAACGCCGGCATCCAGCACACCGCCCTGATCGAGGATTTCCCCGCCGAAAAGTGGGACGCGATCCTGGCGCTGAACCTGTCGGCCGTGTTCCACGGCACCGCCGCCGCCTTGCCGCACATGAAGAAGCAGGGCTTCGGCCGCATCATCAACATCGCCTCGGCCCACGGCCTGGTGGCCTCGGCCAACAAGTCGGCCTACGTGGCGGCCAAGCACGGCGTGGTCGGCTTCACGAAGGTCACCGCGCTGGAGACGGCGGGCCAAGGCATTACCGCCAACGCCATCTGCCCCGGCTGGGTCCGCACCCCGCTGGTTGAAAAGCAGATCACCGCGCTGGCGGAAAAGGACGGCGTCGACCAGGAAGCCGCCGCCCGCGAACTGCTGAGCGAAAAGCAGCCGTCGCTGCAATTCGTGACGCCGGAGCAACTGGGGGGCACCGCCGTGTTCCTGGCTTCGGACGCCGCTGCGCAAATCACAGGTACGTCCGTCTCGGTCGATGGCGGCTGGACGGCACGCTAA
- the ilvN gene encoding acetolactate synthase small subunit, which translates to MKHVISVLLENEPGALSRVVGLFSARGYNIETLTVAPTEDSTLSRMTIVTTGSDEVIEQITKHLNRLVDVVKVVDLTEGAHIERELMLVKVRAVGKEREEMKRMADIFRGRIIDVTDKSYTIELTGVQEKVQAFLEALDRSAILETVRTGVSGIGRGERILKI; encoded by the coding sequence ATGAAGCACGTGATTTCCGTCCTCCTCGAAAACGAACCCGGCGCGCTGTCGCGCGTGGTGGGCCTGTTTTCCGCGCGGGGCTACAACATCGAGACCCTGACGGTGGCGCCCACCGAGGACTCCACGCTGTCGCGCATGACCATCGTGACTACCGGTTCGGACGAGGTGATCGAGCAGATCACCAAGCACCTGAACCGCCTGGTGGACGTGGTCAAGGTCGTCGACCTGACCGAAGGCGCGCACATCGAGCGCGAGCTGATGCTCGTCAAGGTGCGCGCGGTCGGCAAGGAACGCGAGGAAATGAAGCGCATGGCGGACATCTTCCGCGGCCGCATCATCGACGTCACCGACAAGTCCTACACCATCGAACTGACGGGGGTGCAGGAAAAAGTACAGGCCTTCCTGGAGGCCCTGGACCGCAGTGCAATCCTTGAAACCGTGCGCACCGGCGTGTCCGGCATCGGACGCGGTGAACGGATTTTGAAGATTTGA
- the ilvC gene encoding ketol-acid reductoisomerase, giving the protein MKVFYDKDCDLSLVKGKTVAIIGYGSQGHAHAQNLHESGVKVVVGLRKGGASWNKAANAGLEVKEVADAVKSADIVMMLLPDENIASVYNKEVHANIKPGAALAFAHGFNVHYGQVVPREDIDVIMIAPKAPGHTVRNTYKQGGGVPHLVAVYQDKSGAARDVALSYASANGGGRAGIIETNFREETETDLFGEQAVLCGGTVELIKAGFDTLVEAGYAPEMAYFECLHELKLIVDLIYEGGIANMNYSISNNAEFGEYETGPKIVTDETRKAMRQCLTDIQTGEYAKKFILENTAGAPTLTSRRRINAESQIEQVGGKLRAMMPWIAANKLVDKSKN; this is encoded by the coding sequence ATGAAAGTTTTCTACGACAAAGACTGCGATCTCTCCCTCGTCAAGGGCAAGACTGTTGCCATCATCGGCTACGGCTCGCAAGGCCACGCGCACGCGCAGAACCTGCATGAGTCCGGCGTGAAGGTCGTGGTCGGCCTGCGCAAGGGCGGCGCCTCGTGGAACAAGGCCGCCAATGCCGGCCTGGAAGTCAAGGAAGTCGCCGACGCCGTCAAGTCCGCCGACATCGTCATGATGCTGCTGCCCGACGAGAACATCGCCTCGGTCTACAACAAGGAAGTGCACGCCAACATCAAGCCCGGCGCCGCCCTGGCGTTCGCTCACGGCTTCAACGTGCACTACGGCCAGGTCGTGCCGCGCGAAGACATCGACGTCATCATGATCGCCCCGAAGGCCCCGGGCCACACGGTGCGCAACACGTACAAGCAAGGTGGCGGCGTGCCCCACCTGGTGGCCGTGTACCAGGACAAGTCGGGCGCCGCGCGTGACGTGGCCCTGTCGTACGCCAGCGCCAACGGCGGCGGCCGTGCCGGCATCATCGAAACCAACTTCCGCGAAGAAACCGAAACCGACCTGTTCGGCGAACAGGCCGTGCTGTGCGGCGGTACCGTCGAACTGATCAAGGCCGGTTTCGACACGCTGGTGGAAGCCGGCTACGCGCCCGAAATGGCGTACTTCGAGTGCCTGCACGAACTGAAGCTGATCGTCGACCTGATCTATGAAGGCGGCATCGCCAACATGAACTACTCGATCTCGAACAACGCCGAGTTCGGCGAGTACGAAACGGGTCCGAAGATCGTCACCGACGAAACCCGCAAGGCCATGCGCCAGTGCTTGACGGACATCCAGACCGGCGAATACGCCAAGAAGTTCATCCTGGAAAACACCGCCGGCGCTCCGACGCTGACCTCGCGCCGCCGCATCAACGCGGAATCGCAGATCGAGCAAGTGGGCGGCAAGCTGCGCGCCATGATGCCCTGGATCGCCGCCAACAAGCTGGTGGACAAGTCCAAGAACTGA
- the pssA gene encoding CDP-diacylglycerol--serine O-phosphatidyltransferase: MPNFSMRDSENRHRSIYLLPNAFTTAALFAGFYAVVQAMNDRFEVAAIAIFAAMVLDGMDGRVARLTNTQSAFGEQYDSLSDMTSFGVAPALVMYEWILNDLGRWGWLAAFVYVAGAALRLARFNTNIAVVDKRYFQGLPSPAAGALVAGFVWLAVDNKLPIHDSLMAWAAFTLTMYAGISMVSNAPFFSGKSFALGRSVPFWGILLVVAVFVFVSSDPPVVLFGLFVLYGLSGWIMWAWRWNRARRLTQERRSQSS, encoded by the coding sequence ATGCCCAATTTTTCCATGCGCGATTCCGAGAACCGCCACCGCAGCATCTACCTGCTGCCGAACGCGTTCACCACCGCGGCACTGTTCGCGGGCTTCTATGCCGTCGTACAGGCCATGAACGACCGCTTCGAAGTCGCCGCCATCGCCATTTTCGCGGCCATGGTGCTGGACGGCATGGATGGCCGGGTCGCCCGCCTGACCAACACGCAGTCCGCCTTCGGCGAGCAGTACGACTCCTTGTCCGACATGACCTCCTTCGGCGTTGCGCCGGCACTTGTCATGTACGAATGGATCCTGAACGACCTGGGCCGCTGGGGCTGGCTCGCCGCCTTCGTCTACGTGGCTGGCGCCGCGCTGCGCCTGGCCCGCTTCAACACCAATATCGCCGTGGTCGACAAGCGCTACTTCCAGGGCCTGCCCAGTCCGGCCGCGGGTGCCCTGGTAGCGGGCTTCGTCTGGCTGGCGGTGGACAACAAGCTGCCCATCCATGACAGCCTGATGGCCTGGGCGGCGTTCACGCTGACCATGTATGCAGGCATTTCCATGGTGTCGAACGCGCCGTTCTTCAGTGGCAAGAGCTTCGCCCTGGGCCGCAGCGTGCCGTTCTGGGGCATCCTGCTGGTGGTGGCGGTATTCGTGTTCGTGTCCAGCGATCCTCCGGTCGTGCTGTTCGGCCTGTTCGTGCTGTATGGCCTGTCGGGCTGGATCATGTGGGCCTGGCGCTGGAACCGCGCGCGCCGCCTGACGCAGGAACGCCGCAGCCAATCCTCCTGA
- a CDS encoding carbon-nitrogen hydrolase family protein, whose protein sequence is MSMQQSFKAAVIQAASIPTDSIACAEKAASLIRQAAEQGARVLVFPEAFLGGYPKGNSFGAPIGMRKPEGRDAFASYHRQAIRLDGEEVALVAQAAADTDSFVVMGCIEADGGTLYCTVLYFNGREGLAGKHRKLMPTAGERLIWGFGDGSTMPVFDTPYGKIGAVICWENYMPMLRMYMYSQGVALYCAPTADDRDSWIPSMRHIALEGRCYVLTACQHLRRDAYPDDFECALGDAPDTVLMRGGSAIIDPLGEVLAGPDFSAETILYADINPNQILRGKYDFDVSGHYARPDVFQLQVDTREKRAVSALNGGQKQEA, encoded by the coding sequence ATGTCCATGCAACAGAGCTTCAAGGCTGCCGTCATCCAGGCGGCCTCCATTCCGACCGACAGCATCGCCTGCGCCGAGAAGGCGGCGTCCCTGATCCGCCAGGCGGCGGAGCAGGGCGCCCGCGTGCTGGTGTTCCCCGAGGCCTTCCTCGGCGGCTACCCCAAGGGCAACTCCTTCGGCGCGCCCATCGGCATGCGCAAGCCCGAAGGCCGCGACGCCTTCGCCAGCTATCACCGCCAGGCCATCCGCCTGGACGGCGAGGAAGTCGCGCTGGTGGCCCAGGCCGCGGCCGACACCGACAGCTTCGTGGTCATGGGCTGCATCGAGGCCGATGGCGGCACGCTGTACTGCACCGTGCTGTACTTCAACGGCCGCGAAGGACTGGCGGGCAAGCACCGCAAGCTCATGCCCACCGCCGGCGAACGCTTGATCTGGGGCTTTGGCGACGGCTCCACCATGCCCGTCTTCGACACCCCCTACGGCAAGATCGGCGCCGTCATCTGCTGGGAAAACTACATGCCCATGCTGCGCATGTACATGTACAGCCAGGGCGTGGCGCTATATTGCGCGCCGACCGCCGACGACCGCGATTCCTGGATTCCCAGCATGCGCCACATCGCGCTGGAAGGCCGCTGCTACGTCCTTACCGCCTGCCAGCACCTGCGCCGCGACGCCTATCCCGACGACTTCGAATGCGCGCTGGGCGATGCGCCCGACACCGTGTTGATGCGCGGCGGCAGCGCCATCATCGATCCGCTGGGCGAAGTGCTGGCCGGCCCGGATTTCTCCGCCGAGACCATTCTGTACGCGGACATCAATCCCAACCAGATCCTGCGCGGCAAGTACGACTTCGACGTCTCCGGCCATTACGCTCGTCCGGACGTGTTCCAGTTGCAGGTCGACACGCGCGAAAAGCGCGCCGTCTCGGCGCTGAACGGCGGCCAGAAACAGGAGGCTTGA
- a CDS encoding acetolactate synthase 3 catalytic subunit, giving the protein MELNGADIVVRCLADEGVEHVFGYPGGAVLYIYDAIFKQDKFQHILVRHEQAAVHAADAYSRSSQKVGVCLVTSGPGVTNAVTGIATAYMDSIPMVIISGQVPTAAIGEDAFQECDTVGITRPCVKHNFLVRDVKDLAETMRRAFYIARTGRPGPVLVDIPKDITIAQCKYTPPKGEISMRSYAPVNKGHQGQIKKAVQMLLAAERPMIYTGGGVILSNAAPELNKLVSQLGAPCTSTLMGLGGYPASSGQFVGMPGMHGTYEANMAMQHCDVLLAIGARFDDRVIGNPKHFAQNARKIIHIDIDPSSISKRVRVDVPIVGNVKDVLADLSAQYDIAAAEHKPAPITKWWEQVESWRGKECLKFTNSDEVIKPQYVVEKLWEVTGGDAFVTSDVGQHQMWAAQYYKFDKPRRWINSGGLGTMGVGLPYAMGVQMANPGHDVAVITGEGSIQMNIQELSTCHQYRLTPKIICLNNRFLGMVRQWQQIDYGSRYSESYMDSLPDFVKVAEAYGHVGLRIERPADVEPALREAFKKHKDRLVFLDFITDRTENVWPMVKAGRGLTEMLLGSEDL; this is encoded by the coding sequence ATGGAACTGAATGGCGCCGATATCGTCGTGCGCTGCCTGGCCGATGAAGGCGTGGAACACGTTTTCGGCTACCCCGGCGGCGCGGTGCTTTACATCTACGACGCGATTTTCAAGCAAGACAAATTCCAGCATATCCTGGTTCGTCACGAGCAGGCCGCCGTGCACGCCGCCGATGCCTATTCGCGCTCGTCGCAAAAGGTCGGCGTCTGCCTCGTGACCAGCGGACCGGGCGTGACCAATGCCGTCACCGGCATCGCCACCGCCTATATGGATTCCATCCCCATGGTCATCATCAGCGGGCAGGTGCCCACTGCGGCCATTGGCGAGGACGCCTTCCAGGAATGTGACACCGTCGGCATCACGCGTCCCTGCGTCAAGCACAACTTCCTCGTGCGCGACGTCAAGGACCTGGCCGAAACCATGCGCCGCGCGTTCTACATCGCGCGCACCGGCCGTCCCGGCCCGGTGCTGGTGGATATCCCCAAGGACATCACCATCGCGCAGTGCAAGTACACGCCGCCCAAGGGCGAAATCTCGATGCGTTCCTATGCGCCCGTCAACAAGGGCCACCAGGGGCAGATCAAGAAAGCCGTGCAGATGCTGCTGGCCGCCGAGCGGCCCATGATCTACACGGGCGGCGGGGTCATCCTGTCGAACGCCGCGCCCGAGCTGAACAAGCTCGTGTCGCAACTGGGCGCGCCCTGCACCAGCACCCTGATGGGCCTGGGCGGCTACCCGGCCAGCAGCGGCCAGTTCGTCGGCATGCCCGGGATGCACGGCACCTACGAAGCCAATATGGCGATGCAGCATTGTGACGTGCTGCTGGCCATCGGCGCCCGTTTCGATGACCGCGTGATCGGCAACCCCAAGCACTTCGCCCAGAACGCCCGCAAGATCATCCATATCGATATCGATCCCTCGTCGATCTCCAAGCGCGTGCGCGTGGACGTCCCGATCGTCGGTAACGTCAAGGACGTCCTGGCCGACCTCAGCGCGCAGTACGACATCGCCGCGGCCGAGCACAAGCCCGCCCCGATCACCAAGTGGTGGGAGCAGGTCGAGTCCTGGCGCGGCAAGGAATGCCTGAAGTTCACCAACTCGGACGAGGTCATCAAGCCGCAATACGTGGTGGAAAAGCTCTGGGAAGTGACCGGCGGCGACGCCTTCGTCACCTCCGACGTGGGCCAGCACCAGATGTGGGCCGCGCAGTACTACAAGTTCGACAAGCCGCGCCGCTGGATCAACTCCGGCGGCCTGGGCACCATGGGCGTGGGCCTGCCGTACGCCATGGGCGTGCAGATGGCCAATCCTGGGCACGACGTCGCTGTCATCACCGGCGAAGGGTCGATCCAGATGAACATCCAGGAACTGTCGACCTGCCACCAGTACCGCCTGACGCCCAAGATCATCTGCCTGAACAACCGCTTCCTGGGCATGGTCCGGCAGTGGCAGCAGATCGACTACGGTTCGCGCTATTCCGAGTCCTACATGGATTCGCTGCCCGATTTCGTCAAGGTGGCCGAGGCCTATGGCCACGTGGGTCTGCGCATCGAACGCCCGGCGGACGTCGAGCCGGCGCTGCGCGAAGCGTTCAAGAAGCACAAGGACCGCCTGGTCTTCCTGGACTTCATCACCGACCGCACCGAGAACGTGTGGCCGATGGTCAAGGCCGGCCGCGGGCTGACCGAAATGCTGCTTGGCTCTGAAGACCTGTAA
- a CDS encoding FUSC family protein: protein MDLRIASIRRFLYSHYFFGGVRQGVGMLLPVLVLGGVFGNYTTGLVATFGAQCLAIIDQPGGPQRHRTNEMLGGAALGTLTVIITGFASSYPVLIWLAVIAQCFVYSMFTVFGKRGGLIGFAGLLLMTLTMHSPLAPHEVLAHAAATLGGALFYVAFSLGFSRLFWLREEQQAMSVALFATADYVAARAAFYDETADLDDAYRELIQRQSVMTEKHQAARDMVLRALPRGKGLGDRQRVMIWNMFVDMLQLLDTLVATHTDYAALRRALAGSDCLMFMRDALVKMSLELNRIALDVSRGRKVQYRSSAKAELRAIEYEIEQLKQQGLGEREPEMLALIVQVLRRLRNSARIVDRLADHTAASPDAKPTDVLRINKSLTRFISRQEFRVGLLTSNLRLDSPHFRYALRVTAAAAIAMTLASQWLSPAFSAHNYWIMLTIVIIMKPGFALTRQRNSWRLTGTLIGCILALLLFNLTDRPELLFAALLGACIMGNSLVQLNYMASATFNTLFVVLVFHFVSPGTVSMSVIGERAIDTLIGCALALICSYILPWWEARYLKPLAAAATRANREYLIAGLRYVEAMQAHGAPVGAAAGETPAVTDADLAWRLARKNVHISFSNFAEAFYRMMSEPTSHQVSVPELNNLLIQNHILASQITAAIPMLAALPATPEAVQRALAGMVDLLDENRAQAPTGLPNQFETEGEQAALVYPVKQMLKAAHMIRQELHALADPTHAPPVAAAA from the coding sequence ATGGATTTGCGCATTGCCAGCATTCGCCGCTTCCTCTACAGCCACTACTTCTTCGGAGGGGTGCGCCAGGGGGTGGGGATGCTGTTGCCGGTGCTGGTGCTGGGCGGCGTCTTCGGCAACTACACCACGGGGCTGGTCGCGACCTTCGGCGCGCAGTGCCTGGCCATCATCGACCAGCCGGGCGGGCCGCAGCGCCATCGCACCAACGAGATGCTGGGCGGCGCCGCGCTGGGTACCCTGACCGTCATCATCACCGGGTTCGCTTCCTCGTATCCCGTGCTGATCTGGCTGGCGGTCATTGCGCAGTGCTTCGTCTATTCGATGTTCACGGTATTCGGCAAGCGCGGCGGCCTGATCGGCTTTGCCGGCCTGCTGCTGATGACCTTGACCATGCATTCGCCGCTGGCGCCCCACGAGGTGCTGGCGCACGCCGCGGCCACGCTGGGCGGGGCGCTGTTCTACGTCGCGTTCAGCCTGGGGTTCTCGCGCCTGTTCTGGCTGCGCGAGGAGCAACAGGCCATGTCGGTGGCGCTGTTCGCCACCGCCGACTACGTGGCGGCCCGCGCCGCCTTCTACGATGAAACCGCCGACCTGGACGACGCCTACCGCGAACTGATCCAACGCCAGTCCGTCATGACGGAAAAGCACCAGGCGGCGCGCGACATGGTGCTGCGCGCCCTGCCCCGCGGCAAGGGCCTGGGCGACCGCCAGCGCGTGATGATCTGGAACATGTTCGTCGACATGCTGCAGCTGCTGGACACGCTGGTGGCCACGCATACCGACTACGCGGCGCTGCGCCGCGCGCTGGCCGGCAGCGACTGCCTGATGTTCATGCGCGACGCGCTGGTGAAGATGTCGCTGGAGCTCAACCGCATCGCGCTGGACGTGTCGCGCGGACGCAAGGTGCAGTACCGCAGCAGCGCCAAGGCCGAGCTGCGCGCCATCGAGTACGAAATCGAACAGCTCAAGCAGCAGGGCCTGGGCGAGCGCGAGCCCGAGATGCTGGCGCTGATCGTCCAGGTGCTGCGCAGGCTGCGCAATTCGGCGCGCATCGTCGACCGCCTGGCCGACCACACCGCCGCCTCGCCCGATGCCAAGCCCACCGACGTGCTGCGCATCAACAAGTCGCTGACGCGCTTCATTTCGCGCCAGGAATTCCGCGTGGGACTCTTGACCAGCAATCTGCGCCTGGATTCGCCGCACTTCCGCTACGCGCTGCGGGTGACGGCCGCCGCGGCCATCGCCATGACCCTGGCCAGCCAGTGGCTGTCGCCGGCATTTTCCGCGCACAACTACTGGATCATGCTGACGATCGTCATCATCATGAAGCCGGGCTTCGCGCTGACGCGCCAGCGCAATAGCTGGCGCCTGACCGGCACGCTGATCGGCTGCATCCTGGCCCTGTTGCTGTTCAACCTGACCGACCGCCCGGAACTGCTGTTCGCGGCGCTGCTCGGCGCCTGCATCATGGGCAACAGTCTGGTGCAGCTGAACTATATGGCCAGCGCCACCTTCAATACGCTGTTCGTGGTGCTGGTGTTCCACTTCGTATCCCCAGGCACAGTGTCCATGTCGGTGATCGGCGAACGCGCCATCGACACGCTGATCGGCTGCGCGCTGGCGCTGATCTGCAGCTATATCCTGCCCTGGTGGGAGGCCCGCTACCTGAAGCCGCTGGCGGCCGCGGCCACGCGCGCCAACCGCGAGTACCTGATCGCGGGCCTGCGCTACGTCGAGGCCATGCAGGCCCACGGCGCGCCCGTGGGCGCCGCGGCGGGCGAGACCCCGGCAGTGACCGACGCCGACCTGGCGTGGCGGCTGGCGCGCAAGAACGTGCACATCTCGTTCAGCAATTTCGCCGAGGCCTTCTACCGCATGATGAGCGAGCCCACCTCGCACCAAGTGAGCGTGCCCGAGCTGAACAACCTGCTGATCCAGAACCACATACTGGCCTCGCAGATCACGGCGGCCATACCCATGCTGGCCGCCCTGCCCGCCACGCCCGAGGCCGTGCAGCGGGCGCTGGCCGGCATGGTGGACCTGCTGGACGAAAACCGGGCGCAGGCGCCTACCGGCCTGCCGAACCAGTTCGAGACCGAAGGCGAGCAGGCCGCGCTGGTCTATCCGGTCAAACAAATGCTGAAGGCCGCGCACATGATCCGCCAGGAACTGCACGCGTTGGCCGATCCCACGCACGCGCCGCCAGTGGCGGCGGCAGCGTGA